A stretch of the Camarhynchus parvulus chromosome 4, STF_HiC, whole genome shotgun sequence genome encodes the following:
- the SPEF1 gene encoding sperm flagellar protein 1 has translation MAAEGPEPRPEASLVSLYRWLDTVPLSRPRRNIARDFSDGVLAAEVVKFFFPSLVELHSFVPTSSTAQKVANWGHLNRKVLSKLNLRLPEEMIQALAPVKVLSKRTAAGNVGGSWPAGTASLQLWGTKILQRQRNGKGGAGKPPAESAALDEGKYLDTGQRRLRSDLGRGCSQDGAARAVTVAVPAQQPGAGPGDMRQQLAEREQALQLARDTIQILQAKVGRLEQLLLLKNLRIDDLSQRLQQLQGQRR, from the exons ATGGCGGCCGAGGGGCCGGAGCCGCGCCCGGAGGCGTCGCTGGTGTCCCTGTACCGCTGGCTGGACACGGTGCCACTGTCGCGGCCGCGCAGGAACATCGCCCGCGACTTCAGCGACGGCG tgcTGGCGGCAGAGGTGGTGAAGttcttcttcccctccctgGTGGAGCTGCACAGCTTTGTCCCCACCAGCTCCACGGCGCAGAAAGTCGCCAACTGGGGCCACCTCAACAG GAAGGTGCTGAGCAAGCTGAACCTGCGGCTGCCCGAGGAGATGATCCAGGCGCTggcccccgt GAAGGTGCTGAGCAAGCGAACTGCGGCCGGCAATGTCGGGGGGTCTTGGCCAGCCGGAACGGCgagcctgcagctctgggggacaAAAATCCTCCAGAGGCAGAGGAACGGcaagggaggggctgggaag cCACCAGCGGAGTCGGCAGCGCTGGATGAGGGAAAGTACCTGGACACAG GCCAGCGCAGGCTCCGGAGCGAtttgggaaggggctgcagccaggacgGCGCTGCCAG GGCGGTGACAGTGGCGGTGCCAGCGCAGCAGCccggggctggccctggggacatgCGACAGCAGCTGGCGGAGCGCGAGCAGGCGCTGCAGCTGGCGCGGGACACGATCCAG ATCCTGCAGGCCAAGGTGGGgcggctggagcagctcctgctcctcaagAATCTCCGCATCGACGACCTGAGCCAgcggctgcagcagctgcagggccagcgCCGCTGA
- the C4H20orf27 gene encoding LOW QUALITY PROTEIN: UPF0687 protein C20orf27 homolog (The sequence of the model RefSeq protein was modified relative to this genomic sequence to represent the inferred CDS: deleted 1 base in 1 codon) has protein sequence MATAGKGGKGKGTAVRFTPEGTQGHQHEGTQGHVHFQEQLHDSAVMVTQDKDGHFLVKVGFLKILHKYEITFVLPPVPSLGKDVCPLPVPNPNLRIVSVTSLPEGHSVRCVYMAHKEGVLKEELLLAGHSPGHIKVTVQARVMDRHHGTPMLLDGVRCVGAELEYDSEQSEWHGFD, from the exons atggCGACTGCCGGCAAGG GCGGCAAGGGGAAGGGGACAGCGGTGCGCTTCACCCCCGAGGGGACCCAGGGCCACCAGCACGAGGGGACACAGGGCCACGTCCacttccaggagcagctgcacgACTCGGCCGTGATGGTGACACAGGACAAGGACGGCCACTTCCTGGTCAag GTGGGATTCCTGAAGATCCTGCACAAGTACGAGATCACCTTCGTGCTGCCCCccgtgcccagcctgggcaagGACGTTTGTCCCCTGCCCGTCCCCAACCCCAACCTGCGCATCGTCAGTGTCACCTCGCTGCCCGAAG GGCACAGCGTGCGCTGCGTA TACATGGCGCACAAGGAGGGCGTGctgaaggaggagctgctcctggccggACACAGCCCCGGCCACATCAAGGTCACCGTCCAGGCCCGGGTCATGG accGTCACCACGGGACGCCGATGCTCCTGGACGGCGTGCGCTGCGTGGGAGCCGAGCTGGAGTACGACTCGGAGCAGAGCGAGTGGCACGGCTTCGACTGA
- the HSPA12B gene encoding LOW QUALITY PROTEIN: heat shock 70 kDa protein 12B (The sequence of the model RefSeq protein was modified relative to this genomic sequence to represent the inferred CDS: inserted 1 base in 1 codon; deleted 2 bases in 1 codon): protein MAMLLEPGMQSLRMGANGERCPTPSPPGSPGTPHDSCSIAPLTPSQSPRSEARSQQGPSFSVVVAIDFGTTSSGYAFSFTSDPEAIHMMRKWEGAPGVANQKTPTSLLLTPEGTFHSFGYTARDYYHDLDPEEAREWFYFEKFKMKIHSTSDLTMKTELEAVNGKKMPALEVFAHALRFFKQHAVQELKDQCPSLPESDAIRWVLTVPAIWKQPAKQFMREAAYKAGLVSPETPEQLLIALEPEAASIYCRKLRLHQLIELSCRPPANGTETPHPIDSSFRQAREQLRRSRHSRTFLVESGVGELWSEMQAGDRYIVADCGGGTVDLTVHQIEKPQGTLKELYKASGGPYGAVGVDLAFEKLLCHIFGDDFIATFKAKRPAAWVDLTIAFEARKRAAAPSRSSPLNISLPFSFIDFYRKHRGHNVETALRKSNVNLVKWSSQGMLRMSPEAMNELFQPTISHIIQHIDALLKKPEVHGIKFLFLVGGFAESAMLQRAVQAAFGHCCRVIVPQDVGLTILKGAVLFGLDPGVVRVRRSPLTYGVGVLNKFVEGKHPREKLLVKEGKNWCTDIFEKFVTVDQSVALGEVVQRSYCPGRPGQRRTIINIYCCDSDDVVYITDPGVRKCGTISLELGDAGDAGAGAGRXEIRTSMQFGDTEIRRATIDLLSNWDYSVCATIDFLSN from the exons CGGAGTGAGGCGCGCTCCCAGCAGGGGCCGTCCTTCTCCGTGGTGGTGGCCATCGACTTCGGCACCACCTCCAGTGGTTACGCCTTCAGCTTCACCAGCGACCCCGAGGCCATCCACATGATGAG GAAATGGGAGGGGGCG CCGGGCGTGGCCAACCAGAAGACCCCCACCAGCCTCCTGCTGACCCCGGAGGGGACATTCCACAGCTTCGGCTACACCGCCCGCGATTACTACCACGACCTGGACCCCGAGGAGGCCCGCGAGTGGTTCTACTTCGAGAAGTTTAAGATGAAGATCCACAGCACCAGC GATCTGACCATGAAAACCGAGCTGGAAGCTGTCAACGGGAAGAAGATGCCGGCGCTGGAGGTGTTCGCCCACGCGCTGCGCTTCTTCAAGCAGCACGCGGTGCAG gagctgaaggaCCAGTGCCCGTCCCTGCCCGAGAGCGACGCCATCCGCTGGGTGCTCACCGTGCCGGCCATCTGGAAGCAGCCGGCCAAGCAGTTCATGCGGGAAGCGGCCTACAAG GCCGGGCTGGTGTCCCCGGAGACGCCGGAGCAGCTGCTGATCGCGCTGGAGCCCGAGGCCGCCTCCATTTATTGCCGGAAGCTGCGGCTGCACCAACTGATCGAGCTCAGCTGCCGCCCCCCGGCCAACGGCACCGAGACCCCCCACCCCATCGACTCCAGCTTCCGGCAGG CCCGGGAGCAGCTCCGGCGATCCCGGCACAGCCGCACCTTCCTGGTGGAGTCGGGAGTGGGCGAGCTCTGGTCGGAGATGCAGGCAG GTGACAGGTACATCGTGGCCGATTGTGGCGGGGGCACGGTGGATCTGACCGTGCACCAGATCGAGAAGCCGCAGGGGACGCTGAAGGAGCTCTACAAAGCCTCGG GAGGTCCCTACGGGGCCGTGGGCGTGGACCTGGCCTTCGAGAAGCTTCTGTGCCACATCTTCGGGGACGATTTCATCGCCACCTTCAAGGCCAAGCGTCCGGCGGCCTGGGTGGACCTGACCATCGCCTTCGAGGCGCGGAAGCGCGCGGCCGCCCCGAGCCGCTCCAGCCCCCTCAACAtctccctgcccttctccttCATTGACTTCTACCGCAAACACCGCGGCCACAACGTGGAGACCGCGCTCCGCAAGAGCAA tgtGAACCTGGTGAAGTGGTCGTCCCAAGGGATGCTGCGGATGTCCCCCGAGGCCATGAACGAGCTGTTCCAGCCAACCATCAGCCACATCATCCAGCACATCG ATGCCCTCCTGAAGAAACCCGAGGTCCACGGCATCAAATTCCTGTTCCTGGTGGGTGGCTTCGCCGAGTCGGCCATGCTGCAGCGGGCGGTGCAGGCCGCCTTCGGCCACTGCTGCCGGGTCATCGTCCCGCAGGACGTGGGGCTGACCATCCTCAAGGGGGCCGTGCTCTTCGGCCTGGACCCCGGCGTGGTGCGGGTGCGCCGCTCGCCACTCACCTACGGCGTGGGCGTCCTCAACAAGTTCGTGGAGGGCAAGCACCCGCGTGAGAAGCTGCTGGTCAAGGAGGGCAAGAACTGGTGCACCGACATCTTCGAGAAGTTCGTCACCGTGGACCAGTCGGTGGCCTTGGGCGAGGTGGTCCAGCGGAGCTACTGCCCGGGGCGGCCCGGCCAGCGCCGGACCATCATCAACATCTACTGCTGTGACAGCGACGACGTGGTGTACATCACCGACCCCGGCGTCAGGAAGTGCGGCACcatcagcctggagctgggcgACGCGGGCGACGCGGgcgcgggcgcggggc gcgagATCCGCACCAGCATGCAGTTTGGGGACACCGAGATCC GACGTGCCACCATTGACTTGCTGTCCAACTGGGACTACTCAGTATGTGCCACCATCGACTTCCTGTCCAACTGA